Part of the Dehalococcoidales bacterium genome is shown below.
GCCGTGTCTTACTGTAGGTATCGATTATCCTATCCAGCTTGTCACCGAGTACCGGTGACAGGCGCTCGCGTAGTTCCTGCTCGGTAAGCTTGTTGCGGCGAGGGTCGAGGGTCATGAAGGTGGTATTCTCATCACGGTTGGTGCCGATTATGATCGGTATACCCGCCGCCGTCGGTGCCGCCACGGGGTCGAACGGATGAGCAGGGAAGTACTTGCCATCCACCACCGGGGATAAGCGCATAATGCCCGGACCAGGTGCGCCCATACCCAGAAGGGACCGTTCCGGTACTAATGAGTTAACGGCATCCAGTACCTGCTGTGTCGGTAGCTCCTGGAGCCTGTGTATTTCGTTGGCCTTGATATTCAGCTGTGCTAGCAGCTGTTCCGAAAAGTCTGTAGCGGTCTTTGCCTCGACTCCTCTCAACCCGGGGCCACTCTCAATAACGGCACGGTGGAACAGGCCTTTCGCGGAAGGTAGAGCCAGCATTGTGCTGACTTTTGCTCCACCACCGGACTCACCGAAGATGGTCACATTACCCGGGTCACCGCCGAACGCTTCAGCGTTGTCGCGGACCCACTCAAGGGCCAGCACCGCGTCCAGCATTCCGGCTACACCCGAACCGGCATATTCCTCACCGGCGATGTCCGCCAGATGCAGGTAGCCGAAGACATTCAACCGGTGGTTGATTGTGACCACGACGATGTCCCCACGTCTGGCCAGATTGGCGCCGTTATACATGATTTCCGACCCGGCACCGGAAGCATAGCCACGACCGTGCAGCCAGAGCATGACGGGACGCTTTCCACCGTCCCCCAGACCCGGCGTCCACACATTCAATACCAGGCAGTTCTCACTCTGGGGAAGGTGTCTCCTGATACCCATGACGCGTTCGTCGCCGGCAGCCTCTACACAGTCCACCAGTGCCCCGGATTGCGGGGCGATTGGCCCGAAGTCAGTAGCGTAACGCGTACCTGCCCACGGCTCAGCGGGCAGTGGTGGCAGGAAACGGCGTTTCCCGCCGGTAGGAGCACCGTACGGGACTCCCTTGAACGTGAAGACCCTCCGCTCCATTGTGCCCCGGACTTTCCCGATGGTGGTTTCGGCCATTGCTTTCGTCATCATTTGCTCCTTCCCATCAGTATGTGATTATGTTGGATACTGCTGAAATTGTCTGCCTTCTACCCATCCTTTGTCAAGATATTCCTTGGGAATAAGAAGAGTTTGCGATACTGGGTAAACGAAGTGCCGTATCGTTCAACTAGCTTCGTGCGATTGACCTCCTCACACATATTTCAATAGCTGCAACACCGACGCCTGGCTGCTCCTGGAACTCCAGGAAGAGTGGGCCAGCCCCGGTAGCCTGTACAACTGAGCGGGTGTGAATTTGCCAGGTTGCTCACGGTTAGCGACCATCTCTTTAGAGATACGTAAGAGCGTTTCATTGAGTGGTGTCCGGCATCCCGGTTCCTTAGCCAACCGAACTACCCCCCGTTGAGATACTCAGTCTCGATAGTGCCTGACGCTTACGTCTGGCCAAGGTTTCCACCATGGCCATGATAGCGGCTTTCTCCACAGTACTCATGCGCCGGCACCGTTGTGGTCCTCCAGCAGAGGAATAGCCGTTTTTTGAGACGGTAAACTTCCAGGGAAAGGCCAGCCACCAGGTGCT
Proteins encoded:
- a CDS encoding carboxylesterase/lipase family protein; translation: MMTKAMAETTIGKVRGTMERRVFTFKGVPYGAPTGGKRRFLPPLPAEPWAGTRYATDFGPIAPQSGALVDCVEAAGDERVMGIRRHLPQSENCLVLNVWTPGLGDGGKRPVMLWLHGRGYASGAGSEIMYNGANLARRGDIVVVTINHRLNVFGYLHLADIAGEEYAGSGVAGMLDAVLALEWVRDNAEAFGGDPGNVTIFGESGGGAKVSTMLALPSAKGLFHRAVIESGPGLRGVEAKTATDFSEQLLAQLNIKANEIHRLQELPTQQVLDAVNSLVPERSLLGMGAPGPGIMRLSPVVDGKYFPAHPFDPVAAPTAAGIPIIIGTNRDENTTFMTLDPRRNKLTEQELRERLSPVLGDKLDRIIDTYSKTRPDATPWDLFVGITTEGTRRASIALAERKAAASPAPVFMYLFTWETDYLGDLFKACHVLEIPFVFDNVDDLAITGGRPDKYELVESVSEAWAAFARTGDPNHQGLPRWEPYTADNRATMLFDVPCRVEVDPFREELDAWEGIPLRR